The following proteins come from a genomic window of Salvia hispanica cultivar TCC Black 2014 chromosome 4, UniMelb_Shisp_WGS_1.0, whole genome shotgun sequence:
- the LOC125220046 gene encoding serine/threonine-protein phosphatase 2A activator, giving the protein MEPSPDHLHHNHEPHSSVCAKCGGPAAFPTPPPPSDSPSYIPIRFPAVNLPPSPTNTRETIMRTPVPHAENVHPLTLPHQFTAPSKRIRSPDDLSTFHSSPSFRNFLGFIVSLSESTKSRKLSDPCHVSPTVQTLVSILQKLTDFVDEIPPAPQSARYGNVSYRVWHERMSAEAEAFMLMFLPPQLRDATVEIVPYFTDGFGNALRIDYGTGHETNFAAWLYCLAKLGVVSEEDYQALVSRVFSKYMELMRKLQITYSLEPAGSHGVWGLDDYHFLPYIFGSSQLIDHKYMKPKSIHNDDILENFCNEYLYLSCIVFVKKVKKGLFAEHSPMLDDISGVPNWKKVNGGLLKMYKVEVLEKVPIMQHFLFGSIIKWPE; this is encoded by the exons ATGGAACCCTCACCGGACCACCTACACCACAACCACGAGCCGCACTCATCAGTCTGCGCCAAGTGCGGTGGACCCGCCGCCTTCCCCACCCCTCCGCCCCCCTCCGACTCCCCTTCCTACATCCCCATCCGTTTCCCCGCCGTCAACCTCCCCCCTTCCCCCACCAACACCAGAGAAACCATCATGCGCACCCCCGTCCCCCACGCCGAGAACGTCCATCCCCTCACTCTCCCCCACCAATTCACCGCCCCTTCTAAGCGAATCCGCTCCCCCGACGACCTCTCCACCTTCCACTCCTCCCCCTCCTTCCGCAATTTCCTCGGCTTCATCGTCTCCCTCTCTGAATCCACCAAATCTCGCAAGCTCTCCGATCCCTGCCACGTTTCCCCCACCGTCCAAACCCTAGTCTCCATTCTCCAGAAACTGACTGACTTCGTCGACGAAATCCCTCCCGCGCCGCAGTCTGCTCGCTACGGCAACGTCTCCTACCGCGTGTGGCACGAGCGGATGAGTGCCGAGGCTGAGGCGTTTATGCTCATGTTTCTGCCGCCTCAGCTTCGCGACGCTACCGTGGAAATTGTGCCGTATTTTACCGATGGATTTGGCAATGCGCTGCGAATCGATTATG GAACTGGccatgagacaaattttgcaGCATGGTTGTATTGCTTGGCAAAACTAGGTGTTGTGTCAGAAGAGGATTATCAAGCCTTGGTGTCAAGAGTATTCTCCAAATACATGGAGTTAAtgagaaaattacaaatcacTTATAGCCTAGAGCCTGCAGGATCCCATGGTGTGTGGGGACTTGATGACTACCATTTCTTGCCATACATATTTGGGTCATCACAATTGATTGATCACAAGTATATGAAGCCAAAGTCCATTCATAATGATGATATATTAGAGAATTTCTGTAATGAATACTTGTACCTCTCTTGTATTGTTTTTGTGAAGAAGGTGAAAAAGGGGTTGTTTGCTGAGCATTCACCTATGTTGGATGACATTAGTGGTGTTCCTAATTGGAAGAAGGTGAACGGTGGGTTGCTAAAGATGTATAAAGTAGAAGTTCTGGAGAAGGTTCCTATTATGCAGCACTTTCTCTTTGGTTCAATTATCAAATG GCCGGAATGA
- the LOC125220220 gene encoding probable pectinesterase/pectinesterase inhibitor 46: MNKWNILMYGDGMDKTIVSASLSNATGSTIMQSATFAVQGFGFIAMDMGFENTAGPEKDQAVALFSASDRSVFYRCMVDGYQDTLFAHSHRQLYRECDIYGTVDFIFGDATVVIQNSNIYLKRGISNTNIITAQGKQIPQSISGISIHNCFILAAENLDGVETFLGQPWHNYSTVVIMESQLGSFIDPRGWRAWEGSDPRLGVPDTILYVEYNNVGQGAVTTKRVHWEGLKVENSLEYARSYTVGSFLGGGDWLPSTGVAFEADLYSFHPNNEAYSFFKMFWLKRGIFFFGNN; the protein is encoded by the exons ATGAACAAGTGGAACATCTTAATGTACGGCGATGGCATGGACAAGACCATTGTTTCCGCCAGTCTCAGCAATGCCACGGGATCAACGATCATGCAATCTGCTACCTTTg CTGTACAAGGTTTTGGTTTCATAGCCATGGACATGGGGTTCGAGAACACAGCCGGTCCGGAAAAGGATCAAGCTGTGGCATTGTTTTCAGCATCCGATAGATCAGTATTCTACCGATGCATGGTGGACGGATACCAAGACACTCTGTTCGCACACTCCCATCGCCAGTTGTACCGAGAGTGCGACATATACGGAACAGTGGACTTCATATTCGGAGACGCAACTGTTGTCATCCAAAACAGCAACATATACCTCAAGAGAGGGATCTCCAACACCAACATCATAACTGCGCAAGGAAAACAAATCCCCCAGTCCATATCAGGTATATCCATACACAACTGTTTCATCTTAGCTGCTGAGAATCTTGACGGCGTAGAGACATTCTTGGGGCAGCCTTGGCACAACTACTCCACCGTCGTGATAATGGAGAGCCAACTAGGAAGCTTCATTGATCCCCGGGGATGGCGAGCTTGGGAAGGAAGCGATCCTCGTCTAGGTGTTCCCGATACTATATTGTATGTCGAGTACAATAATGTCGGCCAGGGTGCTGTGACTACAAAGAGAGTTCACTGGGAAGGGCTTAAAGTTGAAAACAGTCTGGAGTATGCAAGAAGCTACACGGTTGGATCCTTCCTTGGTGGAGGCGATTGGCTTCCGTCAACAGGTGTTGCTTTCGAGGCAGATTTGTACTCCTTTCATCCCAATAATGAGGCGTATTCCTTTTTTAAGATGTTCTGGCTTAAGCGtggcattttcttttttggcaaTAACTAA